Proteins from a genomic interval of Candidatus Neomarinimicrobiota bacterium:
- a CDS encoding type II toxin-antitoxin system RelE/ParE family toxin, translating into MDLFDIYRYVASADSPSKAGRLIDKLQDLCLGLEEFPDRGHVPPELASINVYDYLEIHYKPYRIIYQIVGEDVFVHCILNGRRDMQELLQHRLLR; encoded by the coding sequence GTGGATTTGTTTGATATCTATCGTTATGTCGCTTCAGCGGATTCTCCCTCGAAAGCGGGAAGGCTAATTGACAAGCTCCAGGATCTATGCTTGGGCCTTGAAGAATTCCCGGATCGCGGCCATGTCCCGCCTGAACTTGCGTCCATTAACGTCTATGATTACCTCGAGATTCATTATAAACCGTATCGGATTATCTACCAGATTGTAGGTGAGGATGTTTTTGTGCATTGTATATTAAATGGCCGCCGAGATATGCAAGAATTGCTGCAGCATAGGCTACTGCGTTGA
- a CDS encoding type II toxin-antitoxin system Phd/YefM family antitoxin: protein MRPSESIKPISYLKAHASEVIRDIVDNQKTMVITQHGKAKVVVQDVRTYERTQESLALLKMLAQSSKSIKEGRFKPVKEAFEDLAQRIQVHRQA from the coding sequence ATGAGACCAAGTGAGTCCATTAAACCCATCAGCTATTTGAAGGCTCATGCGTCGGAAGTTATTCGGGATATCGTAGATAACCAGAAGACCATGGTGATTACTCAGCATGGCAAGGCGAAAGTCGTGGTGCAGGATGTGCGTACTTACGAGCGTACTCAGGAGAGTCTTGCCCTGCTCAAAATGCTAGCCCAGAGTAGCAAGAGTATTAAGGAGGGCAGGTTCAAACCCGTCAAGGAAGCATTTGAAGACTTGGCTCAACGCATCCAGGTCCATCGGCAGGCGTGA